The following coding sequences are from one Scomber scombrus chromosome 20, fScoSco1.1, whole genome shotgun sequence window:
- the eif5a gene encoding eukaryotic translation initiation factor 5A-1 — translation MADPDLDFTTGESGASATYPMQCSALRKNGYVVLKGRPCKIVEMSTSKTGKHGHAKVNMVGIDIFTNKKYEDMCPSTHNMDVPSIKRIDYQLVNIAESYMSLMSDNGDIREDLRVPENDIGREIESKFEAGDEFMVTVISAMGEECAVATKVLASK, via the exons ATGGCAGATCCCGATCTTGACTTCACGACCGGAGAGTCTGGCGCCTCCGCCACCTACCCCATGCAGTGCTCTGCTCTGCGTAAGAACGGATACGTGGTGCTGAAGGGACGCCCCTGCAAAATCGTTGAGATGTCCACCTCCAAGACCGGCAAACACGGACATGCTAAg gTTAACATGGTTGGCATCGACATCTTCACCAACAAGAAGTATGAAGATATGTGCCCCTCCACCCACAACATGGATGTTCCCTCCATTAAGAGGATAGACTACCAG TTAGTTAACATCGCTGAGAGCTACATGTCCTTGATGAGCGACAACGGAGACATCAGGGAGGACCTGCGTGTTCCCGAAAACGACATCGGCAGGGAAATCGAGTCAAAGTTTGAAGCCGGTGATGAATTCATG gtcacCGTGATTTCTGCCATGGGGGAGGAATGTGCTGTCGCTACCAAGGTCCTGGCCAGCAAATAA